The following coding sequences are from one Stigmatopora nigra isolate UIUO_SnigA chromosome 12, RoL_Snig_1.1, whole genome shotgun sequence window:
- the tjap1 gene encoding tight junction-associated protein 1 isoform X3 gives MSGAVPSRKPYRKAPPQHREARHGLPAPPPQHREAPHGLSAPPPPMQGMDRGQEDLSDSDRIRLLERQKEDLRRRLSLSARKMEAMEAEFDGSRHYMEAELSRTRDDLDKMRDKFRRLQNSYTASQRANQDLEEKLHALAAVSQTWVHALRTVERDKKTMDREMVELTNKLLEAKNAVDRLEELNERYRLDCNLAVQLLKCNKSHFRNHKFADLPCELQEMLKKQMKSGGLAWPSPAPCGQDPDTLSLTPSDAVPTSVIARVLEKPEPLLLNSARSGSGGRPPGEDVFVHVDMTAGGEDAALPEPARGGEEEDEEEAVAAAAAAVSFDKLDPYPAPPPPNPLCPGRKVIEFSSDDKVKIPKNGPLPNCTYATRQAISLGLRGERAAAKAPPRDTDAPSAQSSPFSSPPQGPSAGASSASSSEDLLANWHRMSADETAAPLSAAAFSDGEEEEGDEGTASSPDGEEDGPAGGLPEVSARLVDFDPAFAAAAALPRPHRSPKRMGVHHLHRQQQ, from the exons ATGAGTGGCGCGGTCCCCTCCAGAAAGCCGTACCGCAAAGCTCCGCCGCAGCATCGCGAAGCTCGTCACGGGCTCCCGGCACCGCCGCCGCAGCATCGCGAAGCTCCTCACGGGCTCTCGGCGCCGCCGCCTCCGATGCAAGGGATGGACCGTGGTCAG GAGGATTTGTCCGACTCAGACCGGATCAG GCTCCTGGAGCGGCAGAAGGAGGACCTGCGTCGGCGCCTGTCGCTCTCGGCTCGCAAGATGGAGGCCATGGAGGCCGAGTTTGACGGCAGCCGCCATTACATGGAGGCGGAGCTGAGCCGCACCAGAGACGACCTGGACAAGATGAGGGACAAGTTTCGCAG ACTCCAGAACAGCTACACGGCGTCTCAGAGGGCCAATCAGGATCTGGAAGAGAAACTTCACGCGCTG GCCGCCGTCAGTCAGACCTGGGTCCATGCG CTGCGGACGGTGGAGCGAGACAAGAAGACCATGGACCGGGAGATGGTGGAGCTCACCAACAAGCTGCTGGAGGCCAAGAACGCCGTAGACCGCCTGGAGGAACTCAAC GAACGCTACCGGCTGGACTGCAACCTGGCCGTGCAGCTGCTGAAATGTAACAAGTCGCACTTCCGGAACCACAAGTTTGCCGAC CTACCGTGCGAACTTCAGGAAATGTTGAAGAAACAGATGAAGAGCGGCGGGCTGGCGTGGCCGAGCCCCGCCCCCTGCGGCCAGGACCCCGACACGCTGAGCCTGACGCCGTCCGACGCCGTACCCACCTCCGTCATCGCCCGCGTGCTGGAGAAACCCGAGCCGCTGCTCCTCAACTCGGCGCGCTCGGGCAGCGGGGGCCGCCCGCCGGGCGAGGATGTCTTTGTGCACGTGGATATGACGGCGGGGGGCGAGGACGCCGCCCTGCCGGAGCCGGCCCGtggaggggaggaggaggatgaggaggaggcggtggcggcggcggcagcggccgTCTCTTTCGACAAGCTGGACCCGTacccggcgccgccgccgcccaaccCGCTGTGCCCGGGACGCAAGGTGATCGAGTTTTCCTCGGACGACAAGGTCAAGATCCCCAAGAACGGTCCGCTGCCCAACTGCACCTACGCCACGCGGCAGGCCATCTCGCTGGGCCTACGCGGCGAGCGAGCGGCCGCCAAGGCGCCCCCTCGCGACACCGACGCGCCTTCGGCTCAGTCCAGCCCCTTCAGCAGTCCGCCGCAG GGACCCAGCGCGGGGGCCAGCTCGGCCAGTTCCTCCGAGGACCTCCTGGCCAACTGGCATCGGATGTCGGCGGACGAGACGGCCGCGCCGCTTTCCGCCGCGGCCTTCTCCGAcggtgaggaggaagagggggacgAGGGCACCGCCTCCAGCCCGGACGGCGAGGAGGACGGCCCGGCCGGGGGCTTGCCGGAGGTTTCGGCCCGCCTGGTGGACTTTGACCCCGccttcgccgccgccgccgcgcttcCGCGGCCTCACAGGAGCCCCAAGAGGATGGGGGTGCACCACCTACACAGACAACAGCAATAA
- the tjap1 gene encoding tight junction-associated protein 1 isoform X1, with translation MSGAVPSRKPYRKAPPQHREARHGLPAPPPQHREAPHGLSAPPPPMQGMDRGQVKAAAPPPVLYKCHWRIPERSRGRRPATAAAGFAARPLRKAAFCADEPAREFFCVAAPTPKSILKKAAVFGKSRLDGCPPAPPLDRRRPPPRRLAISEERAGFSDFLDEMARRVALPVAFVPVSAGKPPSDGHSADRRRRWDARVAELRRSSEVNGGRPLEAALTKWEVNSRVKEDLSDSDRIRLLERQKEDLRRRLSLSARKMEAMEAEFDGSRHYMEAELSRTRDDLDKMRDKFRRLQNSYTASQRANQDLEEKLHALAAVSQTWVHALRTVERDKKTMDREMVELTNKLLEAKNAVDRLEELNERYRLDCNLAVQLLKCNKSHFRNHKFADLPCELQEMLKKQMKSGGLAWPSPAPCGQDPDTLSLTPSDAVPTSVIARVLEKPEPLLLNSARSGSGGRPPGEDVFVHVDMTAGGEDAALPEPARGGEEEDEEEAVAAAAAAVSFDKLDPYPAPPPPNPLCPGRKVIEFSSDDKVKIPKNGPLPNCTYATRQAISLGLRGERAAAKAPPRDTDAPSAQSSPFSSPPQGPSAGASSASSSEDLLANWHRMSADETAAPLSAAAFSDGEEEEGDEGTASSPDGEEDGPAGGLPEVSARLVDFDPAFAAAAALPRPHRSPKRMGVHHLHRQQQ, from the exons ATGAGTGGCGCGGTCCCCTCCAGAAAGCCGTACCGCAAAGCTCCGCCGCAGCATCGCGAAGCTCGTCACGGGCTCCCGGCACCGCCGCCGCAGCATCGCGAAGCTCCTCACGGGCTCTCGGCGCCGCCGCCTCCGATGCAAGGGATGGACCGTGGTCAGGTAAAGGCAGCCGCGCCTCCTCCCGTTCTCTACAAATGTCATTGGCGTATCCCGGAGCGCTCGCGGGGCCGGCGCCCGGCGACGGCCGCGGCCGGCTTTGCGGCCCGTCCGCTGCGAAAAGCAGCCTTCTGCGCCGACGAGCCGGCGAGAGAATTTTTTTGCGTCGCCGCCCCAACCCCAAAGAGCATCTTGAAGAAGGCAGCCGTCTTCGGCAAGTCCCGGTTGGATGGCTGCCCGCCCGCGCCACCTTTGGACCGCCGGCGGCCTCCTCCGCGGCGCTTGGCAATATCGGAGGAGAGGGCCGGCTTCTCTGACTTCCTGGACGAAATGGCCCGACGGGTCGCCCTCCCCGTGGCGTTTGTTCCCGTCTCGGCAGGAAAGCCGCCGTCGGACGGCCATTCTGCCGATCGCAGGCGCCGTTGGGACGCTCGGGTGGCGGAACTGCGCCGGTCCTCCGAGGTAAACGGAGGTCGTCCACTCGAAGCAGCTCTGACAAAATGGGAAGTTAACTCACGGGTGAAG GAGGATTTGTCCGACTCAGACCGGATCAG GCTCCTGGAGCGGCAGAAGGAGGACCTGCGTCGGCGCCTGTCGCTCTCGGCTCGCAAGATGGAGGCCATGGAGGCCGAGTTTGACGGCAGCCGCCATTACATGGAGGCGGAGCTGAGCCGCACCAGAGACGACCTGGACAAGATGAGGGACAAGTTTCGCAG ACTCCAGAACAGCTACACGGCGTCTCAGAGGGCCAATCAGGATCTGGAAGAGAAACTTCACGCGCTG GCCGCCGTCAGTCAGACCTGGGTCCATGCG CTGCGGACGGTGGAGCGAGACAAGAAGACCATGGACCGGGAGATGGTGGAGCTCACCAACAAGCTGCTGGAGGCCAAGAACGCCGTAGACCGCCTGGAGGAACTCAAC GAACGCTACCGGCTGGACTGCAACCTGGCCGTGCAGCTGCTGAAATGTAACAAGTCGCACTTCCGGAACCACAAGTTTGCCGAC CTACCGTGCGAACTTCAGGAAATGTTGAAGAAACAGATGAAGAGCGGCGGGCTGGCGTGGCCGAGCCCCGCCCCCTGCGGCCAGGACCCCGACACGCTGAGCCTGACGCCGTCCGACGCCGTACCCACCTCCGTCATCGCCCGCGTGCTGGAGAAACCCGAGCCGCTGCTCCTCAACTCGGCGCGCTCGGGCAGCGGGGGCCGCCCGCCGGGCGAGGATGTCTTTGTGCACGTGGATATGACGGCGGGGGGCGAGGACGCCGCCCTGCCGGAGCCGGCCCGtggaggggaggaggaggatgaggaggaggcggtggcggcggcggcagcggccgTCTCTTTCGACAAGCTGGACCCGTacccggcgccgccgccgcccaaccCGCTGTGCCCGGGACGCAAGGTGATCGAGTTTTCCTCGGACGACAAGGTCAAGATCCCCAAGAACGGTCCGCTGCCCAACTGCACCTACGCCACGCGGCAGGCCATCTCGCTGGGCCTACGCGGCGAGCGAGCGGCCGCCAAGGCGCCCCCTCGCGACACCGACGCGCCTTCGGCTCAGTCCAGCCCCTTCAGCAGTCCGCCGCAG GGACCCAGCGCGGGGGCCAGCTCGGCCAGTTCCTCCGAGGACCTCCTGGCCAACTGGCATCGGATGTCGGCGGACGAGACGGCCGCGCCGCTTTCCGCCGCGGCCTTCTCCGAcggtgaggaggaagagggggacgAGGGCACCGCCTCCAGCCCGGACGGCGAGGAGGACGGCCCGGCCGGGGGCTTGCCGGAGGTTTCGGCCCGCCTGGTGGACTTTGACCCCGccttcgccgccgccgccgcgcttcCGCGGCCTCACAGGAGCCCCAAGAGGATGGGGGTGCACCACCTACACAGACAACAGCAATAA
- the tjap1 gene encoding tight junction-associated protein 1 isoform X2 encodes MSGAVPSRKPYRKAPPQHREARHGLPAPPPQHREAPHGLSAPPPPMQGMDRGQVKAAAPPPVLYKCHWRIPERSRGRRPATAAAGFAARPLRKAAFCADEPAREFFCVAAPTPKSILKKAAVFGKSRLDGCPPAPPLDRRRPPPRRLAISEERAGFSDFLDEMARRVALPVAFVPVSAGKPPSDGHSADRRRRWDARVAELRRSSEVNGGRPLEAALTKWEVNSRVKEDLSDSDRIRLLERQKEDLRRRLSLSARKMEAMEAEFDGSRHYMEAELSRTRDDLDKMRDKFRRLQNSYTASQRANQDLEEKLHALLRTVERDKKTMDREMVELTNKLLEAKNAVDRLEELNERYRLDCNLAVQLLKCNKSHFRNHKFADLPCELQEMLKKQMKSGGLAWPSPAPCGQDPDTLSLTPSDAVPTSVIARVLEKPEPLLLNSARSGSGGRPPGEDVFVHVDMTAGGEDAALPEPARGGEEEDEEEAVAAAAAAVSFDKLDPYPAPPPPNPLCPGRKVIEFSSDDKVKIPKNGPLPNCTYATRQAISLGLRGERAAAKAPPRDTDAPSAQSSPFSSPPQGPSAGASSASSSEDLLANWHRMSADETAAPLSAAAFSDGEEEEGDEGTASSPDGEEDGPAGGLPEVSARLVDFDPAFAAAAALPRPHRSPKRMGVHHLHRQQQ; translated from the exons ATGAGTGGCGCGGTCCCCTCCAGAAAGCCGTACCGCAAAGCTCCGCCGCAGCATCGCGAAGCTCGTCACGGGCTCCCGGCACCGCCGCCGCAGCATCGCGAAGCTCCTCACGGGCTCTCGGCGCCGCCGCCTCCGATGCAAGGGATGGACCGTGGTCAGGTAAAGGCAGCCGCGCCTCCTCCCGTTCTCTACAAATGTCATTGGCGTATCCCGGAGCGCTCGCGGGGCCGGCGCCCGGCGACGGCCGCGGCCGGCTTTGCGGCCCGTCCGCTGCGAAAAGCAGCCTTCTGCGCCGACGAGCCGGCGAGAGAATTTTTTTGCGTCGCCGCCCCAACCCCAAAGAGCATCTTGAAGAAGGCAGCCGTCTTCGGCAAGTCCCGGTTGGATGGCTGCCCGCCCGCGCCACCTTTGGACCGCCGGCGGCCTCCTCCGCGGCGCTTGGCAATATCGGAGGAGAGGGCCGGCTTCTCTGACTTCCTGGACGAAATGGCCCGACGGGTCGCCCTCCCCGTGGCGTTTGTTCCCGTCTCGGCAGGAAAGCCGCCGTCGGACGGCCATTCTGCCGATCGCAGGCGCCGTTGGGACGCTCGGGTGGCGGAACTGCGCCGGTCCTCCGAGGTAAACGGAGGTCGTCCACTCGAAGCAGCTCTGACAAAATGGGAAGTTAACTCACGGGTGAAG GAGGATTTGTCCGACTCAGACCGGATCAG GCTCCTGGAGCGGCAGAAGGAGGACCTGCGTCGGCGCCTGTCGCTCTCGGCTCGCAAGATGGAGGCCATGGAGGCCGAGTTTGACGGCAGCCGCCATTACATGGAGGCGGAGCTGAGCCGCACCAGAGACGACCTGGACAAGATGAGGGACAAGTTTCGCAG ACTCCAGAACAGCTACACGGCGTCTCAGAGGGCCAATCAGGATCTGGAAGAGAAACTTCACGCGCTG CTGCGGACGGTGGAGCGAGACAAGAAGACCATGGACCGGGAGATGGTGGAGCTCACCAACAAGCTGCTGGAGGCCAAGAACGCCGTAGACCGCCTGGAGGAACTCAAC GAACGCTACCGGCTGGACTGCAACCTGGCCGTGCAGCTGCTGAAATGTAACAAGTCGCACTTCCGGAACCACAAGTTTGCCGAC CTACCGTGCGAACTTCAGGAAATGTTGAAGAAACAGATGAAGAGCGGCGGGCTGGCGTGGCCGAGCCCCGCCCCCTGCGGCCAGGACCCCGACACGCTGAGCCTGACGCCGTCCGACGCCGTACCCACCTCCGTCATCGCCCGCGTGCTGGAGAAACCCGAGCCGCTGCTCCTCAACTCGGCGCGCTCGGGCAGCGGGGGCCGCCCGCCGGGCGAGGATGTCTTTGTGCACGTGGATATGACGGCGGGGGGCGAGGACGCCGCCCTGCCGGAGCCGGCCCGtggaggggaggaggaggatgaggaggaggcggtggcggcggcggcagcggccgTCTCTTTCGACAAGCTGGACCCGTacccggcgccgccgccgcccaaccCGCTGTGCCCGGGACGCAAGGTGATCGAGTTTTCCTCGGACGACAAGGTCAAGATCCCCAAGAACGGTCCGCTGCCCAACTGCACCTACGCCACGCGGCAGGCCATCTCGCTGGGCCTACGCGGCGAGCGAGCGGCCGCCAAGGCGCCCCCTCGCGACACCGACGCGCCTTCGGCTCAGTCCAGCCCCTTCAGCAGTCCGCCGCAG GGACCCAGCGCGGGGGCCAGCTCGGCCAGTTCCTCCGAGGACCTCCTGGCCAACTGGCATCGGATGTCGGCGGACGAGACGGCCGCGCCGCTTTCCGCCGCGGCCTTCTCCGAcggtgaggaggaagagggggacgAGGGCACCGCCTCCAGCCCGGACGGCGAGGAGGACGGCCCGGCCGGGGGCTTGCCGGAGGTTTCGGCCCGCCTGGTGGACTTTGACCCCGccttcgccgccgccgccgcgcttcCGCGGCCTCACAGGAGCCCCAAGAGGATGGGGGTGCACCACCTACACAGACAACAGCAATAA
- the tjap1 gene encoding tight junction-associated protein 1 isoform X4: MSGAVPSRKPYRKAPPQHREARHGLPAPPPQHREAPHGLSAPPPPMQGMDRGQEDLSDSDRIRLLERQKEDLRRRLSLSARKMEAMEAEFDGSRHYMEAELSRTRDDLDKMRDKFRRLQNSYTASQRANQDLEEKLHALLRTVERDKKTMDREMVELTNKLLEAKNAVDRLEELNERYRLDCNLAVQLLKCNKSHFRNHKFADLPCELQEMLKKQMKSGGLAWPSPAPCGQDPDTLSLTPSDAVPTSVIARVLEKPEPLLLNSARSGSGGRPPGEDVFVHVDMTAGGEDAALPEPARGGEEEDEEEAVAAAAAAVSFDKLDPYPAPPPPNPLCPGRKVIEFSSDDKVKIPKNGPLPNCTYATRQAISLGLRGERAAAKAPPRDTDAPSAQSSPFSSPPQGPSAGASSASSSEDLLANWHRMSADETAAPLSAAAFSDGEEEEGDEGTASSPDGEEDGPAGGLPEVSARLVDFDPAFAAAAALPRPHRSPKRMGVHHLHRQQQ, encoded by the exons ATGAGTGGCGCGGTCCCCTCCAGAAAGCCGTACCGCAAAGCTCCGCCGCAGCATCGCGAAGCTCGTCACGGGCTCCCGGCACCGCCGCCGCAGCATCGCGAAGCTCCTCACGGGCTCTCGGCGCCGCCGCCTCCGATGCAAGGGATGGACCGTGGTCAG GAGGATTTGTCCGACTCAGACCGGATCAG GCTCCTGGAGCGGCAGAAGGAGGACCTGCGTCGGCGCCTGTCGCTCTCGGCTCGCAAGATGGAGGCCATGGAGGCCGAGTTTGACGGCAGCCGCCATTACATGGAGGCGGAGCTGAGCCGCACCAGAGACGACCTGGACAAGATGAGGGACAAGTTTCGCAG ACTCCAGAACAGCTACACGGCGTCTCAGAGGGCCAATCAGGATCTGGAAGAGAAACTTCACGCGCTG CTGCGGACGGTGGAGCGAGACAAGAAGACCATGGACCGGGAGATGGTGGAGCTCACCAACAAGCTGCTGGAGGCCAAGAACGCCGTAGACCGCCTGGAGGAACTCAAC GAACGCTACCGGCTGGACTGCAACCTGGCCGTGCAGCTGCTGAAATGTAACAAGTCGCACTTCCGGAACCACAAGTTTGCCGAC CTACCGTGCGAACTTCAGGAAATGTTGAAGAAACAGATGAAGAGCGGCGGGCTGGCGTGGCCGAGCCCCGCCCCCTGCGGCCAGGACCCCGACACGCTGAGCCTGACGCCGTCCGACGCCGTACCCACCTCCGTCATCGCCCGCGTGCTGGAGAAACCCGAGCCGCTGCTCCTCAACTCGGCGCGCTCGGGCAGCGGGGGCCGCCCGCCGGGCGAGGATGTCTTTGTGCACGTGGATATGACGGCGGGGGGCGAGGACGCCGCCCTGCCGGAGCCGGCCCGtggaggggaggaggaggatgaggaggaggcggtggcggcggcggcagcggccgTCTCTTTCGACAAGCTGGACCCGTacccggcgccgccgccgcccaaccCGCTGTGCCCGGGACGCAAGGTGATCGAGTTTTCCTCGGACGACAAGGTCAAGATCCCCAAGAACGGTCCGCTGCCCAACTGCACCTACGCCACGCGGCAGGCCATCTCGCTGGGCCTACGCGGCGAGCGAGCGGCCGCCAAGGCGCCCCCTCGCGACACCGACGCGCCTTCGGCTCAGTCCAGCCCCTTCAGCAGTCCGCCGCAG GGACCCAGCGCGGGGGCCAGCTCGGCCAGTTCCTCCGAGGACCTCCTGGCCAACTGGCATCGGATGTCGGCGGACGAGACGGCCGCGCCGCTTTCCGCCGCGGCCTTCTCCGAcggtgaggaggaagagggggacgAGGGCACCGCCTCCAGCCCGGACGGCGAGGAGGACGGCCCGGCCGGGGGCTTGCCGGAGGTTTCGGCCCGCCTGGTGGACTTTGACCCCGccttcgccgccgccgccgcgcttcCGCGGCCTCACAGGAGCCCCAAGAGGATGGGGGTGCACCACCTACACAGACAACAGCAATAA